Part of the Antechinus flavipes isolate AdamAnt ecotype Samford, QLD, Australia chromosome 2, AdamAnt_v2, whole genome shotgun sequence genome is shown below.
CCCATAGCAGAGACCTTCACCAGACATCTCAACTGTCAGCAGACAAACTCCAGCAGCAACTCAAAAGCTCTCTGCCGCCGCGCCCCCACCCTGTCTCAAGGGAACTTGAGTGTGGGTGGCAGATTTACCCTGAACCCCCAgaaggtggggaggaagaggCTTCAGTGGGAGGAAGTGCCCTGCAGAGCCATGCCCATTTTAGCTGAGTGGGATTTGAGGTTAGAGAAAGGTCCAGCTTGTCTTGCTTCCTGGAAAGACCTGAGGGTCCCTGCTGGTGCCAGGGAAGGACCATTTCCTTCAGCAGCCATTGTGGACTTGCTGTGGTCTAGACCTTTTCTTTTGGTCTCTATGGAGGTCGGGGGAGAGACTACCTAGAGGAATAAGACACAGTAAGACTTGGAACAAAAGGACTGATGGCACAGGTGTGTAGTTGATTTAAGGAGAAAAGTTGTGATTGTTCTAGAGACTCAGAGGACAGGACGTCCGATCAATCCATGGGGCTGCCTTTATGGTTGAGGACCCCCTGGGCTAGGCCTCCAAAGGGTCAAAGGCTTGcaatatatgaggaaaatgatgGGGAGAttatttcagataaggaaacaaaggcacGGAGATGACATTCTTAAGAACCAATGAGAATAGTTCACTTTGGTTAGCTTGTATATTAGAGCAGAATATACTccccaaaccaaattaaaatgaaattgggaaatatttaatgaaataaataaaatccagtAAAACATAGGTAACTTTACCTTTTAAATCTGAGTCATCCAACCTTCAAGATTCCTTGAACCTGAATATAGGTTAGTGGCCCCCATTTCGATTTGAATTTGATGTCACTGTACTAGTCTGTGAAGGAAAATAGTGCGATTTAAGAATGAAAAGGTGATGGGGAAAGAGTGTTGAGTGCCAGGATAAGAAGTTTGAACCCAACTTATAAGCAATAGAGAACTATTGGAAATTTTTGAGCAggagaataaaataattagaactgTGTTTTTGGAATAAGATCTAGGAGTTTGAGTTTGCCCAACTGTGCTTGGCAAAGTGACCCCAGGAGCTTGGGTCTTTTGGCCCTGGGTCAAGGGCAGGGATCTTAGAGGCAGCTGGAAGCCCCAGGCTGAAGAGTCTGGTGCAGGAAGGTTCTGCCCAAGGATGAAAGAGACAGTTTGGAACAGCCTGCTGATCTCTGAAAATCTGCCAGCTAAGCCCCCTCCTGTGTGCCTGGCCTTGCCCTAGGAGAGCTGCCTATCCAGTTATTGGATTTAAGAGAAAGCTCTATCTTAACACTACTAAATCCTTTCCTCTCCATGAGCCCTATGTTTTCCAGCTATGATGTGGACCCTCAGCTGTCCCACACTCCAAGGACTGGCCCACACTGCAGTGCctgctcctccctcccttcccatggCAAGTGAAGCCAGAGGTTGTTTCTGACCTTACCCCTCCCCCCCGCTGCCCGCCCTTTGGGAATTAGCCACCTAGCCCTGGATAGACTTTGGAAAATGGGTGTATAAAGCCTTGGGCTAGGAACATAGACATTCTCTTCCTTGAAAGTGAGCTCTCCTGCTGCTCTTGCTTTATCCTGAGTGTTAGGTATGATAAGAGGCTTCAGGCAAGTGGAGAAATACCACAGAAAAAGCTGTTTGGAGGTCCAGGTGAGATGAGCTGGGGGGCAGTAGACCAGGTACCTGTCAGGCCCCACCTGAGTCCCTTTGAGTATTGAAGGCTGGAACCATTTTGCTTTTGTCCTTGTATTTCCAGTATTTAGCATAGAGCCTGGCCCACTGGACTTGCTGAATAAATGTAAGCAAGGCGTTCCTAACTATCTCTAGAGCCAGGAGGCTAGGTAAGGGAATAATTTAATAACGTAttacatgtatgtgtttatgaagtttttttactTCATAGACAATCTCTTATCTGATCACCACAGAATTATTTGGAGATCAGCTCCAttgtatatatgaagaaactgagctgaAGAGAAGTaatgtgacttgttcagggttataCAGCAAGCTAGCTGAAGAGCTGGGGCTAAAATCTGGTCTCCTGACTCCCGTTTGATGTTTCCATGCGGCCTCTATATATACACCCACTGGCTTGTGACCATGATATAAGTGTGGTATATCACACCCACCATGTGATACTATCAACAAAGTGGCCTGTCCCACCCCAAGAAATTCCGGGTGGGACAAGGGGGAGGGAACCCCAGCTTAAAGAACAGAGATTGCCAGGCCCGAGAGATGCCAAGCCTTTGGACACGACCTCAAAGTTGGGAGGATCCGGGCTGGAAAAAGAGCTGCTCTCCTTGGGAGTTAGGGTGGAAGGGAGGCTTTCCTTCACCCAGGAGGGACGTGCTTGAAGGAAAACCCTGATTGCCTTCCCAGGGGCCCTCTGGTTTCTAATTTGTTGTTGTACTGGGCCAGCATCCTCGTTCTGTCTTCAGTTTTCTCTGGTGAGGGCAGATTGGACAAAGAGCTCCCCAGCTTCCTACCAGCTATGTCACAGCATACCTCCATCTCTGTGAAGCTCCTGAGTTCATTCCCTGAAGCAGCCTTGCGACCAGAGCCCCATAGAAGAACTCAGAAATGGGGGGGGGTGGAAACCAAGGCAGGGGTGACCTCCAGAAGCTCCTAGGAGACAAGAACATTGGGGTTCACTTATTCTCCTAGGGATTCTTGAAACACTGGGAAGGTCCTAGTGGGGGAAAGAGTCCCAGTCGGTCAGGGGAGGTGTGGACAGGCAGGCAGCTCCAACTTGAACAATCAAAAAGGATTTTAGTGGCCATCAAGGTCAGTGGTTTGGTTGTATGGAAAAACAACTGTGAGGGTTAGGCCTAGTTCAATAGAGGGAGAAACTTGGGCCAAGAATTAGGGGATTTAGTCTTATTTCTCCTGCCCCCAGCCTTCTAGCTACTGAGAAGTAGTAGCTGCATAGGAGGGAAGGTGCTAAGGCAGGACCTGTGTAGATACATGTACAAGGGTTAAGGGGCTTTAGTCAGAGTAATTGGCTgtttggggatgggggtggggggtgggagggggtggGTTCGTAGTAACAGCAGTAAGAGCTCTGGCCTTCCTGTGCTTCTCCCTCCCCACAGCTGACCTGAAGCTGGGGGAGGATGCCGACTAGGGGCCCTGGTGAGTAGGAGTTTGTGGGCCAAAGGTCCCCTCTAGAAGAAAAGGCCCATTGTTCCCGTGGGGGGTCGGGAGGGGGAAGTCCTGGGCCTCCTCCTCTTTGGGGCCCCCTCTCCCCCACTGCAGCCCTGGGGGCCTATAGAAAGTCTTTTCGGAGGTCTGTGTGTGGGACAGGCCAAGCCAGGCCTGAGCCCTGATAatcctgtttctctccctctctctgggcAGCTTTTACAAGGCTTTGGGAAAAGCTTGATCCCCcacttccctccctttccttaaGTTGTATTCTTGGGACCTGACCCACAGACCGGGAACAGCGTCCACTTTGCATGGTATGGGGGCAGGGAGTGGCTAGGGCCGCGCTCTCAAAGAAGGCACTTTGAGGATCAGCTCAGACAGCTGACCCCCAAGAGAGTTCAGCTCCTTCCTTCTGGGCCAGGTCAGGACCCTTCGAAGCTGGGGGTTGAAAAGCAAGCCTAGTTTTCATCCTGTTGCTAGAGTAGACTTCTTTTGGTTTCTTACCAGGACTAACCTGGAAGAGGCCAAACCAGCACTTAGGAACCCTGAGATTCAGTTCCTTtttaatgggggtggggggaaggtgggGTTGATTATAGGGGACAGCTTATTGGTATGTTGTAAGTGAAGTGAAATAGTATTGATCTTGGAGGTAGGAACCCTTAAAATcataaattagaattaaaaactgGAACAGGCCTTTGGTGGTCCTCTAGTCCAGCTCCTTCACTggacagttgaagaaactgagacccagagagatcaGGTTATTTGCTCAAAGTCCCCCAGGGAGAAAGTAAGGGAGCCAGGATTTCACCTCCAGTGgagttctctttccattatatgaATGTGCTCTGGGGGCCTGCCTAGCATCCAGCCACTTCTATAGGTTCTGTGAGACTTTGAGAACACAGCTTCCCATTTCTGGTTTGGTTTAGCTTGGAGTTGTTAAAGAAGTCTATGGGTAGAATTCATGGAGCCCATGAATCTGGGATTTTGGGGGGGGAAATTACACCTTTATTTTCTGCTCTCTAATTGAATTTTAGCATTATCCTTCCAATACAAACATAAGTAACAAATCCTGATTCCAAGAAGGGGTTATTAAACCTCCCTAGGTGAGGGAAttcatgacatttaaaaaaaagtccctgaatccaattcttcctgtgcaacaagagaactgttcggttctgcaaacatatattgtatctaggatatactgtgacatatttaacatatataggactgcttgccatctgggggagagggtggagaaggggagagggaaagtcggaacagaagtaagtgcaagggatagtgttgtaaaaaattaccctggcatgggttctgtcaataaaaagttataattatttttttttaatttaaattaaattttaaaaaaaagtcattgatcTTGCATCTAGATGGTCACTAAGGGCTGTCTATCCTGAGGCTCAAGGACTCTATAAAGAGGACCATCCATCACAGTCAGCTAGGCAGATCTCTTCACTTCCCTAGACTTTTGTTTGTAAAAAGAGCTTGGTGGGGGAGGTCCCAAAAAGGACTTGAGATCTTGAGTTGGTGGCTATTCCTTCTCTGCCCTGTGGCCCCAGAATCTGtctgggaaggagaaagagcTCCCCAGGTACCAGTTAGGACCAGGCCAATCCAGAACTGGAAATGTGAGGCAGAAGAAAATAGCAAGCAACCTTGAACCCCAGAGCTTGTGAACCTGCAACATTCCCAAGTGTAAACCTTACCAGAGGAAAAcggaattgggaaatatttaacagaagaagtaaaaatgcagtagaatggggataatgttaatgtgtggttttctaagacaGTAGACCCTTTTgtgtaattttaaatttgatgCCATCGGACTAGTGTGTGAATAGGAATACAGAATGCATCTATGGCTGCGTGCATATTCTTCTGGAATAATAATTAGTGAGAATCATCTCAATCTTATTCTTTGAACTTGCTGACCCTCTACTGTTTGTCTGTTCCTCGTGGTTAgctattttggggggaggaataCAGGAGGAGGAATCACTATCAGAGGTCTAGTTCTCAACCTCTACTACCCATCATTCTGAGAATAAGGTCAGACTACAATGTTGATGActgagataaaagagaaagaacatggCTAGTCCAGCCCTCTTTTTTCAGGCTGAGAAGTGACTTGCTACAAATCACCTGGAGTTGGGTCTAGAACCCATCTCCAGGCTCTCTTTATCATACTGTATTCTAGAAAGTTTGGACAAGGTAGGACTGGATGTGGAACACTGATCAGTGGGGGTTGGATTTGGATAGCTTGGGGAGGGGTACATGTTTGACAACAAAGACAGATGCTGAAATGCTCAGAGTTAATTTGGGGAGAATGGTGAGTCTCATGGAAAGAAGGTTGTTTTGATTTATAGCATCTTGTCTGTTCTAGACAGAAAAGTTTGGATTTTTATCATGGAGATAATGAGGAACCCCTGAAGATTCTTGAGAAGCAAATGGGATGATAAGAACTTGAAGACAAGTGCTCTGGCTGCAAGCTCACTGCAAGCAGTGAGGGGCAGATGTGTGGCAAGGGGTTCTGAGTGTGCACCAAGTTCTCTTGGCTTGCCTGAGTTGAAGAGGAAGGTTGGGGCTCTCATTCCCATGCCCTCTTCCTTAGCAGAAGGCTGGCTTGGTTGCTCTGGTAACTTGGCCTATCTTATGGCCAGGGGCAGAGCTGAGAGGGATAGGATGGGGCAAAGAACTACAAGTTTGAGACTACTCAGCTTAAGAGAGAAGAGAGCAAAGGGAGTGGAGGGGGGAGCAAAGCTAGAACTAAAGCTGGAGCTGAAGCCTTTGGTGAGGGGGTCGGCAGCTCTGCCCAGGGAATGAAAGAAGCCTGGCAGGTGGTGTCAGGGAAAGCACCCTAGGTTTGGTAGCAGAGTGCTGGATCACCCCTGCTTGTTGTTCTGCTCTGGATCTTGGACAAGCCTCTTTTCTCTagggtctgtttcctcattatAAAAGGACATAGTTGGACTAAATTGTGTTCCTTCCAATTTTAATCtctctccgtgtgtgtgtgtgtgtgtgtgtgtgtgtgtgtgtgtcccttctctctctctcttcctctgtttctctctgtctgtctcttcttctcaCCCTACCCCAATCCTACCTCCCCTTTTGGAGATTATCTGGATGTGAGGAACCATATCCAGGGCCACCAGAAAGGAAAGACTAGGTTAAGGTGGGAAGTTGGGAGAAGGGACTGCAGAGGCTCTGGAGTCAGCTGGTCCCTTCCTGCCCGGGTGTGGAAGAAGGGTGGAGAAGAGATCACAAAGTCCTTGGTGAAAGGAAGCTGTCGCTTCCAGATCTCTGCTGGAGAGCAgaccctcctccttcctccccaagtgACTGTGTTCTCCCTCCTTGCCCATTCCGCCTTACAGAAGATGCTCATGAAGCAACAAGACCGACTAGAGGAGCGGGAGCAGGACATTGAGGACCAGCTCTACAAACTGGAGTCTGATAAGCGGCTGGTGGAGGTATGTTCCCTTGTTGGGAGTGATGGTTACTCCGAGAGCATCCTGGGGGGCGGGGTGTCTGCAGACAGGCCCCGGGGACAGAACCCACCCGAGCTGTgctcttggggagaagggaggagttaCTGGCATTAAGGGGACTTTcccgggaggggaggggagggaggagagcgGGCAGGACCTGGGGGCGGGAGGGAGTGGCCTCTGCGCTGAGCGCGGGCCTCTTGTCGGGCCGCAGGAGAAGGTGAGCCAGCTGAAGGACGAGGTGCGGCTGCAGTACGAGAAGCTGCACCAGCTGCTGGATGAGGACCTGCGGCAGAGCATGGAGATCCTGGACAAGGCCCAGGCCAAGTTCTGCAATGAGAACGCAGCGCAGGCCCTGCATCTCACGGAGCGCATGCAGGAGGCCAAGAAGCTGCTCAGCTCCGTGCAGCTCGTCTTCGACAAGACGGAGGACATCAGCTTCATGAAGGTGGGACGGGGGCGGGGGTTGCAGTCCCCCATGATCTAGAGCCTCGGGGAGCAAAGTCATGAGGCCTGGATTGAAGGAAAGGAACTAGACAGTCACTGATACACCTGCTATggccaggcactgcactaagccTTCTCACAAGTGTGAGCTCATCTGATCCTCGTTTGatttccagatgaggaactgagacaaacagggttaagtgactggctctgggtcacacagctgctgagtgtctgaggctggattttaactcaggtctttctgattgtaGGGCCAGCGCCCTGTGGGTTCTGGGGAAATAAGTTCAAAATAGGAAGGCCCAGTCAGTACTGAAGCTGGGCTGGACTTGGCAGAATTGGTGGCCCCCGTTCCCTAGCTCTTTCCTCATGCTCAACCTGGAGTTTATGTGAAGAGGCTCCCTCCCCCAAGGGCAGAGAGGTCCGGGATTTACCCtggctcacttcttttttccctctctctttagaACACCAAATCTGTGAAGATTCTAATGGATAGGTAAGCACATGTTCTTGCTTCCAGGGGCCGGGAATGGAGGCGGGGAGCATCCTTCAAGGCCCTGAGCTGGAAATCTGGGGAGAGCTAGGTTCCAGGTGTGGCGAGGCACCTTGGGTGCAGTTACCCACCTTTCTTCCttgtccttctcctcctcccaggACTCAGAGTTGCACAGGGGGCAGCCTCTCCCCTCCCAAGATCGGCCACCTCAACTCGAAGCTCTTCCTAAATGAGATCTCCAAGAAAGAAAAGCAGCTGAGGAAACTCCTGGAAGGTAAGCACGAGCCCTCTGAAGCTGTGGCCCAGTAGCTGCAATGGCGGGGCACTTCTTCCTAAGGAGGAAAGAGGAACCTTGTCCCGGGGGACTTGTTGTCCGTTGAGTTTTTAGCCCCTTCCCAGATGACTGTGCATCTTTCTCTCTGCGACCCATCCCCGAATGGCTGCTAACCTGACATTGCCTTCTCTTGCACAGGCCCCTTTAGCACCCCGGTGCCCTTTCTGCAGACGGTCCCCCTGTACCCGTGTGGTGTGAACAGCAGCTCTGGGGCGGAGAAGCGAAAGCACCAGACGGCCTTTCCCGAGGCTAGCTTCCTCGAGTCCCCAGCAGGCCCCGTGGGGAGCCAGTTCGTGGGCCAGCCGGCCTCAGCCGGGGAGGGCCAGTCCAGCCAGCTGGGGCCTTGCAGTTCCACTCAGCACCTCGTGGCCCTGCCGGGAGGGGCGCAGCCTGTCCATTCAAGCTCGGTGTTCACACCGTCGCACTACCCCAACGGCACGGCCCCCCAGCAGCCTGTGCTGCCCCAGTACGGGGGCCGCAAGATCCTCGTCTGCTCCGTGGACAACTGTTACTGTTCCTCTGTGTCGAACCACGGAAGCCACCAGCCCTACCCCCGTTCTGGCCATTTCCCCTGGACAGTGCCCTCGCAGGAGTACTCGCACCCACTCCCACCTGCCCCCTCTGTCCCACAGTCACTCCCAGGCCTGGCTGTCAGAGACTGGATAGATGCCTCCCAACAGCCGGGACACCAGGATTTCTACAGGGTGTACGGCCAGCCGTCCACCAAACACTACGTCACAAGTTAACACCGGGGCTAGGTGGGGGGGCTGGAGGGGCTGTCGGGCCCCTCCAGTTAGCCCCTCTATTATGCAGTccctattcttcctctttcctttgatggcttctctccccctcctcccattttctttcaatttttattttcattttctcggGGGGAGTTTTATACAAATTTGCTGGAAGCCAAGAAGATGACCGGACTTTGGGGGTCTGGGCTGGGGCTCTCTAGCTTCGAAGGTGCCTCATTCCAGGAGaggtgtgtctctctgtctctgtttctctcttctcctcctcaccCCTCCTCCTTGGGCCCCCCCTCCGCTGGAAGGATCTGTGGTGCCCCCCCACCCTGCACCCCCAGCCCGGCTGTGGCTGGAGGGGCTGGTGCCTGCTGGGCTGATTCTACCTTGGATTTCTTTGGGGAAGGTCAATCACGGATTCAGTAAGAGATGATCCCGTAGattgtgtgtgttttttgttgaattttttttttttaagccaagaatgattttttttccctttccctttccctttccctgagTTTAAAGGCCACTTCTCACACAGCTTTTGGCATCTTCTGGGCACAGAGCAGGATCTATGGACATAATGAAATAACAAGAGCCCCCCGTGCCCTagatggggggagaggaagggactCTGACCACAGGCCTGGACTCTGACAGTGACGACAAATACCAATAATAATGAGAGAGGCCTAGTTGAGATCTTAGGGATGGAGTTGGGGGCAGGGCTATCCTGCTCTCGCTCCTTTCCTGGATTTTGACGCTGCAACTTCCTGTAATGAGCACTTTGTATAAAACGTGGACTTC
Proteins encoded:
- the TRIM8 gene encoding E3 ubiquitin-protein ligase TRIM8, giving the protein MAENWKNCFEEELICPICLHVFVEPVQLPCKHNFCRGCIGEAWAKDSGLVRCPECNQAYNQRPGLEKNLKLTNIVEKFNALHVDKPPAALHCVFCRRGPPLPAQKVCLRCEAPCCQSHVQTHLQQPSTARGHLLVEADDVRAWSCPQHNAYRLYHCEAEQVAVCQYCCYYSGAHQGHAVCDVEIRRNEIRKMLMKQQDRLEEREQDIEDQLYKLESDKRLVEEKVSQLKDEVRLQYEKLHQLLDEDLRQSMEILDKAQAKFCNENAAQALHLTERMQEAKKLLSSVQLVFDKTEDISFMKNTKSVKILMDRTQSCTGGSLSPPKIGHLNSKLFLNEISKKEKQLRKLLEGPFSTPVPFLQTVPLYPCGVNSSSGAEKRKHQTAFPEASFLESPAGPVGSQFVGQPASAGEGQSSQLGPCSSTQHLVALPGGAQPVHSSSVFTPSHYPNGTAPQQPVLPQYGGRKILVCSVDNCYCSSVSNHGSHQPYPRSGHFPWTVPSQEYSHPLPPAPSVPQSLPGLAVRDWIDASQQPGHQDFYRVYGQPSTKHYVTS